AAGTATTTGAAAAAATGCTTCATTTTTGTATTATGAATATGACGAATGTATTATTGCCGGCATTTTATATGCCCCCAATCTCATGGTTCTCAGTGTTTTTGAATCCTGAGAATGAAATTGTATTTGAACAGTTTGAAAATTTTCCGAAACAGACCTATAGAAACAGAGCGAATATCTATGGAGCGAACGGAAAACTATCTCTGATTATTCCTATCAATCATAACGGGAAGAGAGAGATGAAAGATATAGAGATCTCTTACAGAGAAGATTGGAGAGGACTTCACTGGAAGTCAATCAAAACAGCCTATCAGAGTTCTCCCTATTTTGAATACTACGAAGATAAATTCAGAAAGATATTTGACCTTAAAGAAAAGTTTCTTTTAGACTTTAACCTTAAGGGGCTGGAGGTAATCCAACAGATACTTAAAACAGAAAAGGCACACTCTTTGAATGAAGAATATATCAAAAATCCTGAAAGTATCAATTTTAGAGAGAAATTCTCTGCAAAGACTTCCTCAGAATTTGAAATGGAAGACTATTATCAGACTTTCTCAGATAAGTTAGGATTTTTGGAAGATTTATCGATTCTGGATCTTGTTTGTAACAAAGGCCCCGAATCACTTACCTATATAAAGAAAATAAAACAGTCATATTAATATGAAATCGTTGTAACCGGATTTTCTGGCAAATAAAAACAGATGACCTTGACGATTGCATGTGACTTTATAATAAATAAATATCAACATATGAAAAAGGTATTATTAGCTGCAGTTTTTTTGACAGGTTTTAGCTACTCTTTTGCACAAGAGTCTAAAACTAAAAGTATTGACTCGAAAGAAGATAAAAATCTGATGATGTGGTATCACAAAGATTTTGCCACTTCAAAAGTATATGGTGTAAATACAGAAAATGCATATAAATATCTGGAGTCGAAAGGTTTGAAGCCAAAAACAGTAATCGTAGGGGTTTTGGATAGTGGAGTACAGGTAGATCACCCAGGATTGGTGAAAAATATGTGGACGAATCCCAACGAGGTACCAGGAAATGGTAAGGATGATGATGGAAACGGATATATCGATGACATCCATGGATGGAACTTTATAGGTGGAAAGAATGGCGATATTGGAATTGATAACATGGAAGTAACCAGAGTTGTTGCGAAATATCAACCAATTTTCGAAGGAGATGATTCTACTAAAAACAAAGCAAACCAAGCCCAAATGCCGGAAGAATTTGCTATGTATATGAAAGCAAAAGGGCTTTTCACAAAGAAAAGCATCGAAGCAAAGCAAAACTTCCAAACCTATTCAATGATCAATGATCTTATCCCGAACATGGTAAAGTTGTTGGCAGGAAAATCGGTGACAGCAGAAAATATTTCAGCAATTAAGAAACCTACAGAACAGAAAGATGCAATCGCTTTGGAAATTCTGGGACAGGTATCTCAAGGACCTGAGTTTAAAGGGAAATCATCTGCGGAATTTGAAAAACTGATGAAAGAGCAAATGAAAGAGGCAATCGATCATTATGCCCCTTCAGCAAAACAATATGACCTTTCATATGATCCAAGAAAAGAAATTGTAGGAGATAATTATGATGACTATTCCGAAAAGAACTACGGAAATAATCATTATGAAGGCCCTGATGCTGAGCACGGAACACACGTAGCAGGAATCATTGCCGGACTTCCACAAGGAAAAGAAATACAACATGGTATAGCCTCTAAGGTAGCTAAAATCATGACGGTAAGAGCCGTGCCAGATGGTGATGAAAGAGATAAAGACGTTGCCAATGCCATAAAATATGCTGTAGATAATGGTGCTAAAGTTCTGAATATGAGTTTTGGCAAACCCGTTTCCCCAGGTAAAAATGTAGTGTGGGATGCTTTCAAATATGCAGAAGATAAAGGAGTGCTTTTAGTAAAAGCTGCCGGAAATGAGAACGAAGATGTAGCAGAACATTTGGCATATCCTACAAATTTTAAAAACGTTACTGATGAAAAACCATTTGTTAATAACGTAATTGTTGTTGGTGCAAGTACCAATGATAACAATGCCTTAAGAGCAAGCTTCTCCAACTATAATAAAAAAATGGTGGATGTTTTTGCTCCGGGAGAAAGAATTTATTCTACCGTTAAAGGAAGCAAATACGAATATCTGGATGGAACATCCATGGCATCTCCGGTGGTAGCAGGGGCTGCTGCAGTGTTATTGGCTTATATGCCAAATCTGACACCTGTTCAGGTTATTGAAGCATTGAAAAAATCAAGCAATCTAAGTACATCCAATGGTTTCAGTGACTTTTCTGGAGCAGGAGGAGTTATAGATGTAAAAAAAGCAGCAGAATATGCATATAACAATTTTTATAGCGGGACTAAAGCTCCTGTTGTAAAAAAAGCAAAAAAAGCAAAAAAAGCTGTTAGAAAATAATTATTAAAATATGTTTATTGTATCCATTTTCATAATCGGATAATCTGTAGGTTTCGGATGGGAAGCCAATGCAGGAGTATAAAAATTACCAGATGGGAACATGTTAAAATATTCATTTTTAAACACCTAATAAAGGAGTCCGAATTTTTTCGGACTTTTTTATTTTTAAATTGAAATTTTGGCACGGTTTTTTGTAACTTTATTGTAACAAAATAATAAACAACAAAATGAAAAAGTTACTACTTGCAGGGATGTTAGGAACATCACTTTTTGCAGTGTCTTGTTCCTCTGTGAATAACGCAGCTACAGCTCAAAATCAAAAGGCAGAATTTCTTAAATTAAAAGGAGATTGGCAGATTGTGAGCGTAGATTACGAAAAAGGATATAAAATTAAGCCTTTTGACGAAGGAGCAGATGCTCAGTGTTTCGTAGGAAGCCACTGGAGACTGATTCCTAATAACTGGACAGGTGCTTATACCCTGAATGGGGGTGGAAGCTGCCCGGCTATTACACAACCTATCAAATTTGAAATAAAAAACGGTGATACGTTTATGTTTAAAAAAATTATGGAGGGTACAAAAGCAAAACAAAATACTGCAGGTTATACTTTAACGGTAATCAACCAAAGTACAGATCAATTTTCTCTTCAGCAAGACGTTCCATTTGAAAATGGAAGTGTAAAAGTTGTTTACAACTTCGAAAGAGCTGGAATGAAATAATTTATAACATAAAAGATCAAAAAAATGAAATTTACTAAAACATACGTAGGAGCTCTTTTCTTGTCATCAGCATTATTATTGACAAGTTGTGAAGCCGTTCAAAATTCAAATCACCAACAAAGAGGTACCGCTGTAGGTGCTGCATCAGGAGCTGTATTAGGAGGTATCCTTGGAAACAATGTAGGTAGAGGTGGGAATGGTGCTATTGGTGCTGTACTAGGAGGTATTATCGGTGGTGTTGCAGGTAACGTTATCGGTAACAAAATGGATAAGCAGGCTAGAGATATTAAAGAAACATTACCAGGTGCTCAGGTAGAAAGAGTAGGAGATGGTATTAAAGTTACAATGAATGAAAGTATTGTAAACTTTGCCTTTGACTCTTCAAACCTTACTTCTGTAGCTCAGGCTAACCTAGAAAAATTAGCTCAGGTATTGGTTAACAACCCTGATACCAATATCAACATCTATGGTCACACAGACAGCGTTGGTAAAGATGCTTACAACGTAGCCCTTTCTCAAAGAAGAGCAGATGCTGTAAAAGCTTATTTAGTAGGAAAAGGAATTGCCGGAAGCAGAATGTTCACAAAAGGTGAAGGTAAAAATATGCCAGTTGCAAGCAATGATACAGATGAAGGAAGAGCTAAAAACAGAAGAGTTGAATTCGCTATTACTGCAAATGAAAAAATGATTAATGATGCCAAGCAAGGGCAGTAATTAATTTAACATATAAATATTTTCGTAAAAGACCGCTTCGGCGGTTTTTTTCGTATTTTTAGGCTGGTAATTTTGAATTTATTATTTTTGTAATTGAAATAACATAAATGAAGAAATATTTTAAACTGCTCCGTGTGGAGCAATGGGTGAAAAACCTTTTTGTATTTGTCCCTCTATTCTTTTCTGGTAACATTACCAATGTAGAACTCCTTGCCAAAAGCATCTTTGCTTTTATCATCTTTTCGTTAGCCGCAAGTGTCGTTTATATTCTGAATGATTATAATGACATTGAAGCAGACAGAAAGCATCCTGAAAAGAGAAGACGTCCGTTAGCAAGTGGTGCAATCTCTAAATCCAAGGCGATAGGAATTCTCATCGGGCTTGTCATTGCAGACATTGCTCTTGTGTTCATTGCTCAGCTTTATTTCCATCAGTTCTTATGGAAATTCGGTACCATCATTGCTTTTTATGTGGTGATGAATCTTGCTTATACATTTAGATTGAAGCATGTTCCTATTATTGATATCTTTATCATTGCCATAGGATTTGTATTGCGAGTTCTTGCGGGTGGTTACATTACCGGGATTAGTATTTCACAATGGGCGATCTTGCTTACGTTTGTAT
This genomic interval from Chryseobacterium joostei contains the following:
- a CDS encoding WbqC family protein, producing the protein MNMTNVLLPAFYMPPISWFSVFLNPENEIVFEQFENFPKQTYRNRANIYGANGKLSLIIPINHNGKREMKDIEISYREDWRGLHWKSIKTAYQSSPYFEYYEDKFRKIFDLKEKFLLDFNLKGLEVIQQILKTEKAHSLNEEYIKNPESINFREKFSAKTSSEFEMEDYYQTFSDKLGFLEDLSILDLVCNKGPESLTYIKKIKQSY
- a CDS encoding S8 family serine peptidase, whose translation is MKKVLLAAVFLTGFSYSFAQESKTKSIDSKEDKNLMMWYHKDFATSKVYGVNTENAYKYLESKGLKPKTVIVGVLDSGVQVDHPGLVKNMWTNPNEVPGNGKDDDGNGYIDDIHGWNFIGGKNGDIGIDNMEVTRVVAKYQPIFEGDDSTKNKANQAQMPEEFAMYMKAKGLFTKKSIEAKQNFQTYSMINDLIPNMVKLLAGKSVTAENISAIKKPTEQKDAIALEILGQVSQGPEFKGKSSAEFEKLMKEQMKEAIDHYAPSAKQYDLSYDPRKEIVGDNYDDYSEKNYGNNHYEGPDAEHGTHVAGIIAGLPQGKEIQHGIASKVAKIMTVRAVPDGDERDKDVANAIKYAVDNGAKVLNMSFGKPVSPGKNVVWDAFKYAEDKGVLLVKAAGNENEDVAEHLAYPTNFKNVTDEKPFVNNVIVVGASTNDNNALRASFSNYNKKMVDVFAPGERIYSTVKGSKYEYLDGTSMASPVVAGAAAVLLAYMPNLTPVQVIEALKKSSNLSTSNGFSDFSGAGGVIDVKKAAEYAYNNFYSGTKAPVVKKAKKAKKAVRK
- a CDS encoding lipocalin family protein, which produces MKKLLLAGMLGTSLFAVSCSSVNNAATAQNQKAEFLKLKGDWQIVSVDYEKGYKIKPFDEGADAQCFVGSHWRLIPNNWTGAYTLNGGGSCPAITQPIKFEIKNGDTFMFKKIMEGTKAKQNTAGYTLTVINQSTDQFSLQQDVPFENGSVKVVYNFERAGMK
- a CDS encoding OmpA family protein, whose amino-acid sequence is MKFTKTYVGALFLSSALLLTSCEAVQNSNHQQRGTAVGAASGAVLGGILGNNVGRGGNGAIGAVLGGIIGGVAGNVIGNKMDKQARDIKETLPGAQVERVGDGIKVTMNESIVNFAFDSSNLTSVAQANLEKLAQVLVNNPDTNINIYGHTDSVGKDAYNVALSQRRADAVKAYLVGKGIAGSRMFTKGEGKNMPVASNDTDEGRAKNRRVEFAITANEKMINDAKQGQ
- a CDS encoding decaprenyl-phosphate phosphoribosyltransferase, giving the protein MKKYFKLLRVEQWVKNLFVFVPLFFSGNITNVELLAKSIFAFIIFSLAASVVYILNDYNDIEADRKHPEKRRRPLASGAISKSKAIGILIGLVIADIALVFIAQLYFHQFLWKFGTIIAFYVVMNLAYTFRLKHVPIIDIFIIAIGFVLRVLAGGYITGISISQWAILLTFVLALVLAIGKRRGELINAQVSGKTRKALDGYNVQFADIALSISITLAIVCYLMFTLSPEVQARFHERVFYTVVFVVFALLRYLQQTLVYNRTESPTKIVYRDRYIQVTLLLWVAAFLIQIYFKK